The Silene latifolia isolate original U9 population unplaced genomic scaffold, ASM4854445v1 chrun_scaffold_16, whole genome shotgun sequence genome includes a region encoding these proteins:
- the LOC141637277 gene encoding uncharacterized protein LOC141637277, with protein sequence MGKKVAILTTILVCFTISHVTNAEFLFNFRRLASSSANKDSNVTVPSIQTPPSVPVENNQISPPSVPVERNPKEDQLKKIRPLAKPPIDTNNHDNSPVEEVKEDSIDTSKDKEKEDDKNPKEEVKEKEKVEKRPSESCDGKERICHDDKSMVACVKSIDYVSKAVVLLIQNNGENNLKVHLSFSSSGNEQQPTEITKLQTEQVNISLAKVGGNEIKLNAGNGYCVLHLDVGAPTFQGNYFKWVQSYSRFMTPMYGAYLMLSVTLVAVGVCACCWFSKRTRTNEVRYQELEMSMPESAADGDTADGWDEVWDDDWDEEKAVKSPGHSVSANGLTSRTLKRDGWEEWDD encoded by the exons ATGGGCAAGAAAGTTGCGATTTTGACTACAATCTTAGTGTGTTTCACCATTTCCCATGTTACAAATGCTGAATTCTTGTTCAATTTTCGGAGATTAGCTTCATCTTCAGCCAACAAAGATTCCAATGTAACA GTTCCTTCAATTCAAACCCCACCTTCAGTTCCCGTGGAGAACAATCAAATTAGCCCACCCTCAGTTCCTGTGGAGAGGAACCCTAAGGAGGATCAATTGAAAAAAATTAGGCCGCTCGCCAAACCGCCAATAGATACTAATAACCATGATAATAGTCCTGTGGAAGAGGTTAAAGAGGACAGTATTGATACTTCAAAGGATAAAGAGAAAGAAGATGATAAGAATCCTAAGGAAGaagtgaaggagaaagagaaagtGGAGAAGAGACCTAGTGAAAGCTGTGATGGGAAGGAGAGAATATGCCACGATGACAAGTCTATGGTAGCTTGTGTTAAGAGCATTGACTATG TGTCAAAGGCAGTTGTTTTGCTCATCCAGAACAATGGAGAAAACAACTTGAAAGTCCATCTCTCATTTTCTTCATCTGGGAATGAGCAACAGCCGACCGAAATCACGAAGCTACAGACTGAGCAG GTCAATATTTCACTTGCTAAAGTTGGAGGCAATGAGATCAAGCTGAACGCTGGAAACGGCTATTGTGTACTACACTTAGATGTAGGAGCTCCTACATTTCAAGGCAACTATTTCAAATGGGTTCAGTCATATTCCAGATTCATGACTCCCATGTATGGTGCCTACTTGATGTTATCTGTTACTTTGGTAGCTGTAGGGGTTTGTGCATGCTGTTGGTTCAGTAAAAGGACAAGAACCAATGAGGTTCGTTACCAAGAACTCGAAATGAGTATGCCTGAGTCAGCTGCTGATGGAGACACAGCAGATGGTTGGGATGAGGTTTGGGACGATGACTGGGATGAGGAAAAGGCTGTTAAATCGCCTGGGCATAGCGTTTCTGCAAATGGCTTGACTTCCAGAACTCTCAAAAGAGATGGTTGGGAAGAGTGGGACGATTAA